A stretch of DNA from Thiothrix subterranea:
GAAGGGCATGGGAAGATGCAAGCCATTCAGCGGCATACTCAAAATTGAACAACTCTTTGTTGCGAGTCAGGGTAGAGGTCAGTGTGCCAACCAACTGCGGTGCAGGTAGCCCGCCACCATCGGGTAGAATCCAGTCGGCGTATACGTGGATGGTCGTTTCCATTATTTTCCGCCCTTCTTGTCAGCACCCAGCAATTTAGCGTCCTGCAATTTGCGCCCAAATTCATCATCCTGCGCTACGTTGGCAAGGTCTTCCGCTAGATTCAGTGCTGCCAACATAGTCAGGTAGTGACCGATGGAAACTCCAGCATCTCCCTTTTCGATTTTACGCAAAGTGATGGGGCTGATACCGGTGCGTTCGCTGATCAGTTTCTGGGTAAGCTGGCGGCGTTTGCGTGCCAACTTGATGTTTTCTCCCAAGGTGCGCAGGATTTTTTGCTGCTTGGGGAAGAGGATAGCTTTGCGTCGGTCTACCAAGTCATTCATAAAGACACTATTCTCATGCTTTGTCGGGAAAAAGCATATTATAGTATCTTTTCAAGCAGAAGGCTGAAGAATTCAACGCTTTGCATGAATTGCTGCATCTCACCCAGCAGCAATTGGATACCCAACACCAGCCCGCAGGCTATAACATCGGGGTGAATGTTGGGGAGGCGGCAGGGCAAACGGTGTTTCACCTGCATGTGCATGTGATGCCGCGTTATGTGGGCGATCAGGAAGATCCGCGTGGTGGCGTGCGGTGGATTTTTCCTGAAAAGGCGGTGTATTGGAAATGACGGTCAGGAGAACAAATCAAACCACCTCGACCAAAAAAGCTCCAGCTTCCAACTCTTGCTTGATTGTTTCCCAATGCTTTCTGAAAATTTCCAGCAGTTTCTGCTTTGAGCAATTACCAACCCGCACCCAAACTCGCGAGAAATCGCGCCAGTGCAGGCGGTAATTGTGCATCAACGACAAAACGCATTAGGCAGCCTGCAAGATAGGGTGATCAAATTGGCGAGCGGCATACATCAGCACGGCGCGGATGTCGGCTGCTTCCAAATAGGGGTAGTCCTCCAGAATCTCTTTGGTTTCCATGCCTTCCGCCAGCATCCCCAGCACATCTTGTACACGGATACGCAAGCCGCGAATGCAAGGGCGACCACCACATTTGCCTGTTTCAACCGTGATGCGGCTTAACAAATTTTCTGATGTCATGTTATAACCCACTTGAGTATTGGTGTTTCCGACTTTGCTAAAACAGTAACATAAGGAGTAATCACATGACCACTGCGCCCTCTTGCCCGTTCTGCCAACTCGCGGCGGCGGATATTGTGGCGGAAAATGCGTTTCATGTGGTCATTCGTGATCGTTTTCCGGTGTCGTTGGGGCATTCGCTGATTATTCCGAAACGCCATGTGGCTTCACTGTTTGAACTTACGCCTGAAGAATTCAACGCTTTGCATGAATTGCTGCATCTCACCAAGCAGCAACTCGACACGCAATATCAGCCCGCAGGCTATAACGTCGGCGTGAATGTCGGCGAAGCCGCTGGGCAAACGGTGTTTCACCTGCATGTGCATGTGATACCGCGTTATACGGGCGATCAGGCTGATCCGCGTGGTGGCGTGCGGTGGATTTTTCCTGAAAAAGCGGTGTATTGGGAATGACGGTCAAATAGGCAAACGGAATTTGTTGCGAAAATTTACCAACTGCTTGGCTTGGTAATGGATGTTCCGGGTATCTTATGAGGCAATTGTGCTTGTGCCATATCGTCTAACTTAAGCACTTTCACCCAATGGGATAAGGCTTTCAGTTCCTTGCAGATATGCCGATGATCAGAG
This window harbors:
- a CDS encoding helix-turn-helix domain-containing protein; the encoded protein is MNDLVDRRKAILFPKQQKILRTLGENIKLARKRRQLTQKLISERTGISPITLRKIEKGDAGVSIGHYLTMLAALNLAEDLANVAQDDEFGRKLQDAKLLGADKKGGK
- a CDS encoding HIT family protein — translated: MHELLHLTQQQLDTQHQPAGYNIGVNVGEAAGQTVFHLHVHVMPRYVGDQEDPRGGVRWIFPEKAVYWK
- a CDS encoding DUF5615 family PIN-like protein; translation: MHNYRLHWRDFSRVWVRVGNCSKQKLLEIFRKHWETIKQELEAGAFLVEVV
- a CDS encoding DUF433 domain-containing protein; the encoded protein is MTSENLLSRITVETGKCGGRPCIRGLRIRVQDVLGMLAEGMETKEILEDYPYLEAADIRAVLMYAARQFDHPILQAA
- a CDS encoding HIT family protein, which gives rise to MTTAPSCPFCQLAAADIVAENAFHVVIRDRFPVSLGHSLIIPKRHVASLFELTPEEFNALHELLHLTKQQLDTQYQPAGYNVGVNVGEAAGQTVFHLHVHVIPRYTGDQADPRGGVRWIFPEKAVYWE